Proteins from a single region of Nasonia vitripennis strain AsymCx chromosome 3 unlocalized genomic scaffold, Nvit_psr_1.1 chr3_random0005, whole genome shotgun sequence:
- the LOC100679958 gene encoding nidogen isoform X2 codes for MARGVPIRASFGALGALLVLVLATIQADALSRNELYPYTTPGAASLQSQPDGMVRTAELMLQTPIKLYDKEYKSIFVNGNGVLSFIRPMNRFFNIPFPLDDPVVAPLYTHVDIRSSGTIFLAETNSSDVLARAGGLVRSSFKNAVNFVPTHVYLATWLDVGYFNEKKDKVNTYQVAISSNETHSYVELLYPEGGIQWIQGESHPNGLPDAKAQVGIMGEDKMYVLPGSGTDQIQNIDKWSNVHRPGQWVFQIGPVAEGQDIGHPDNVDDKRGKDQVQSCRSGGATHCHSKATCIDYEMGFCCACKQGYFGNGKSCQPNDVPLRVIGKVSGKINDHEFTDRDLQCYVQTKDGRTYTALARIPVNIGDRFQLLNPMSGVIGWLFAKTSGETKNGYQLTGGVFNHTIELIFKSTGDKVTIRNSYLGLDVFGQLKMESEIKGNLPPVEEGARIDFGDHEVLLTRVQPGTIRSNTERKYKLAANPSNEYLFSEDQVIYYNECSYAPPSDAGDDTSRLKFSRGITTYESREGIVRFAMNSKIVPLEEEDPCIQGRATCGYHSSCVADADSFRCVCDPGYQQLYKEDGSSSCVDINECNMGNHVCSPDAYCVNTEGSHTCHCRPGFSGDGRTCEKLASCDDTRCGDYEQCIMTSGTPVCTCIPGFENTPNGCYPITRTPCDQAHDCSPLATCDYSEDRQAHVCTCAAGYLGNGYECYPDTDAGIVEEETPIPKCHVEMCWCPVGWEFQNSMCIRDDEGLPDHGSGEIMHEPPCNVLNRCHPYAQCVHDQNSEQYMCQCNPGYEGDGMECSKSEISCLDVDICDPNASCRQDDPIAKCVCNTGYKGDGTTCSPYDECREHKECSENEWCSYVPAHSRFECTCQPGYSMVDGQCVLADCSTNPQQCHVNAQCVSSSDGLGGYHCACIAGYHGDGLRQCVEEHVSCSEVNNCGRNAVCGYNQTSANYACVCLPGFYGDGFNCVQQTSCRQNPSLCSRDASCLPLGGNEFTCVCNEGFIGDGADCRPRPKHEANFLLVNQGMATHRIPFFPTPESPGNPIYVAYHQMAIALDIDCPQGKAYASDITGNKIMRMTYNGSKSESFIGQVSSTEGIAIDWVSRAVFWTDSGNETIEVAHLDTKKRKILFSEGLINPRGIAVHPYRGKIFWSDWYRPAPKLECANEDGTGRQIFLTGEHVKLPNSLAIDWYTDELCWADAGTFTINCANIDNKSVRVIAKNLSYPFGLAISQNHYYWTDWKTGKIEVAVKSTGERGPSISLPAGGSGKPYGIVIVPETCPRASNICQYENGRCTEEQLCLPDGQGGRTCSCADNAVGPCTDSRYSK; via the exons GTCAACGGAAATGGAGTGCTGTCCTTCATCAGACCGATGAACAGGTTTTTCAACATACCGTTTCCCCTCGACGATCCTGTCGTAGCTCCCCTGTACACGCACGTAGACATCCGAAGTTCGGGCACGATATTTCTCGCGGAAACCAACTCGTCCGACGTACTCGCCCGAGCCGGTGGCCTCGTGCGAAGCAGCTTCAAAAACGCCGTTAACTTCGTGCCGACCCACGTTTACTTGGCAACCTGGCTCGACGTCGGATACTTCAACGAGAAGAAGGACAAG GTAAACACTTACCAAGTCGCGATCTCGTCGAATGAGACGCACTCCTACGTTGAGCTGCTATACCCGGAGGGCGGAATTCAGTGGATTCAGGGCGAGTCTCATCCCAACGGACTGCCCGACGCCAAGGCACAAGTCGGCATCATGGGCGAGGACAAGATGTACGTGCTGCCCGGCTCCGGAACCGACCAGATTCAAAATATCGACAA ATGGTCCAACGTCCACCGTCCCGGTCAGTGGGTCTTCCAAATCGGGCCCGTCGCCGAGGGCCAGGACATCGGGCACCCCGACAACGTAGACG ATAAGCGGGGAAAGGATCAGGTGCAAAGTTGCAGGAGCGGCGGCGCCACCCATTGTCACAGCAAGGCGACGTGTATCGATTACGAAATGGGCTTCTGCTGCGCATGCAAGCAGGGCTACTTCGGAAATGGAAAATCCTGTCAACCAAACG ATGTACCGCTGCGCGTCATCGGCAAAGTGTCCGGCAAGATAAACGATCACGAGTTCACGGACAGGGATTTGCAGTGCTACGTGCAAACGAAGGACGGCAGGACGTACACGGCGCTGGCGCGCATACCAGTAAACATCGGGGACCGCTTCCAGCTGCTAAATCCCATGAGCGGTGTCATTGGCTGGCTCTTCGCTAAGACCAGCGGGGAGACGAAGAACGGATATCAACTGACTG GGGGAGTATTCAATCACACGATCGAGCTGATCTTCAAGTCGACGGGAGATAAGGTGACGATACGAAACAGCTACCTGGGCCTCGACGTGTTCGGTCAGCTAAAGATGGAATCGGAGATCAAAGGCAACCTCCCGCCCGTGGAGGAGGGGGCGCGCATCGACTTCGGCGACCACGAGGTGCTCTTGACGCGCGTACAGCCCGGCACGATCCGCTCGAACACCGAGCGAAAATACAAGCTCGCCGCCAATCCCTCGAACGAGTACCTCTTCAGCGAGGATCAAGTAATCTATTACAACGAATGCAGCTACGCGCCGCCGAGTGACGCCGGCGACGACACCAGCCGACTCAAGTTCTCCAGGGGCATCACGACTTACGAGAGTCGCGAGGGCATCGTGCGCTTCGCCATGAATTCCAAAATCGTGCCCCTCGAGGAGGAGGACCCCTGCATACAGGGCCGAGCCACGTGCGGCTATCACAGCTCCTGTGTAGCCGACGCCGACAGCTTCAGATGTGTTTGCGATCCTGG ATATCAACAGCTCTACAAGGAAGACGGCTCTTCGAGCTGCGTGGACATTAACGAGTGCAACATGGGCAATCACGTTTGCTCACCCGACGCCTACTGTGTTAATACAGAGGGTAGTCATACGTGCCATTGCAGGCCAGGCTTCTCCGGCGACGGACGTACTTGTGAAA AGTTGGCGTCTTGCGATGATACTAGGTGCGGAGATTACGAGCAATGCATTATGACAAGTGGAACACCCGTTTGCACTTGCATTCCAGGCTTTGAAAATACACCAAATGGGTGTTATCCTATCACACGAA CTCCATGCGATCAAGCCCACGACTGTTCGCCTTTGGCAACTTGCGATTATAGCGAGGATCGTCAGGCTCATGTTTGTACTTGCGCAGCGGGATACCTAG GAAATGGATATGAATGCTACCCGGATACCGATGCAGGAATCGTAGAGGAAGAAACTCCTATTCCAAAATGCCATGTCGAAATGTGCTGGTGCCCAGTTGGATGGGAATTCCAAAATAGCATGTGTATAAGAGACGATGAGGGATTACCGGATCATGGCTCTGGCGAAATCATGCACGAAC CGCCATGTAACGTGCTAAACAGATGTCACCCTTACGCGCAATGCGTTCACGATCAAAACAGCGAGCAGTACATGTGCCAGTGCAATCCGGGCTACGAAGGTGACGGTATGGAATGCTCGAAATCCG AAATCTCCTGCTTGGACGTCGATATTTGTGACCCCAATGCATCGTGTCGTCAGGATGATCCGATCGCCAAATGTGTCTGCAACACGGGCTACAAAGGAGACGGAACGACCTGCTCACCCTACG ACGAGTGCCGGGAGCACAAGGAGTGCAGCGAGAACGAGTGGTGCTCGTACGTGCCGGCCCACTCGCGCTTCGAGTGCACCTGCCAGCCGGGCTACAGCATGGTCGACGGCCAGTGCGTGCTCGCGGACTGCTCGACGAACCCGCAGCAGTGCCACGTTAACGCCCAGTGCGTCTCCTCGAGCGACGGCCTCGGCGGCTACCACTGCGCCTGCATCGCCGGCTACCACGGCGATGGCCTGCGCCAGTGCGTCGAGGAGCACGTCAGCTGCTCCGAAGTCAACAACTGCGGCAGAAACGCTGTTTGCGGATACAACCAGACCTCCGCTAATTACGCCTGCGTTTGCCTACCT GGCTTCTACGGCGACGGCTTCAACTGCGTGCAGCAGACCTCGTGCAGGCAGAATCCGAGCCTTTGCTCGCGAGATGCGTCCTGCCTTCCGCTGGGCGGCAACGAATTCACGTGCGTCTGCAACGAAGGCTTCATCGGGGATGGGGCCGATTGTCGACCACGACCGAAGCACGAAGCGAATTTCCTGCTAGTCAATCAGGGCATGGCCACGCATAGAATACCATTCTTCCCCACGCCAGAAAGCCCGGGCAATCCAATTTACGTCGCCTACCACCAAATGGCCATTGCTCTGGACATAGATTGTCCCCAAGGAAAAGCGTACGCTAGCGATATAACTG GCAATAAAATCATGAGGATGACGTACAACGGATCCAAGTCGGAATCTTTCATTGGACAAGTATCGAGTACCGAGGGCATAGCCATTGATTGGGTGTCGCGAGCAGTTTTTTGGACCGATTCAGGAAACGAGACCATCGAAGTGGCACATTTGGACacgaaaaagaggaaaatccTATTCTCCGAAGGCCTCATCAATCCCAGAGGCATTGCGGTGCATCCGTACAGAGG AAAAATCTTCTGGTCTGACTGGTACCGCCCAGCCCCGAAATTGGAATGTGCTAACGAAGATGGAACTGGAAGACAAATCTTTTTGACTGGAGAGCACGTGAAGCTACCCAACTCTTTAGCTATCGATTGGTATACCGACGAACTTTGCTGGGCTGATGCTGGAACGTTTACCATAA attgTGCGAACATTGATAACAAGTCAGTCCGCGTAATTGCCAAAAATTTATCTTATCCATTTGGTTTGGCCATTTCTCAAAATCATTACTATTGGACTGACTGGAAAAC TGGAAAGATCGAAGTCGCTGTCAAGAGCACGGGCGAAAGAGGGCCTTCAATATCGCTTCCAGCAGGTGGTAGCGGTAAGCCCTACGGGATTGTCATCGTTCCCGAAACGTGTCCACGAG cttcaaatatttgtcaatATGAGAATGGAAGGTGTACTGAAGAACAGCTATGTCTCCCGGATGGTCAAGGTGGCCGAACATGCTCCTGTGCGGATAATGCAGTAGGTCCGTGTACAGATTCGAGATATTCAAAAtag